The nucleotide sequence CCACGCTTTCTCCCCGCCTCCAAGCGTGGGCGGTGGCCGGGCGCATCACTCACCATAGCCGGCAGTATCGCGAGCGCGACCTCGATGGCCAGCGCCTGGCATTCGTCGCCACGAGCCATCGTGAAGTCACCGAGCTCGTGGCGGCCGACGCCCGGCGCCGCGGCATCTGGGTCAACGCGGCCGACGATCCCCTCTACTGCGACTTCCTCCTGCCGTCCGTGCTGCGCCGGGGGCGGCTCGTCGTCGCTGTGTCGACGGGGGGCGCCAGCCCCGCCCTGGCGGGGCGCGTGCGACGTGACCTCGAGCACCGGCTGGCTCCCGAGTATGCCGAGCTGGTCGAGCTGGCCGCCGAGGTACGGGCCGAGCTCAGGGCCGAGTCGCGGCGGCCCGGCGGCGAGGTATGGCGTGAGGCGCTCGACGGCGAGCTCATCGAGCTGCTCTCCCAAGGCAAGCGGGACGAGGCCAAGGCGCGGCTCCTAGATCGGCTCGGAGTGACGGCGTGAACCCAGGGCGAGTTTGTCTCGTTGGCGCGGGTCCCGGCGATCCTGGGCTCCTCACCGTGCGCGCGCTCGAGCGGCTGAGAGAGGCGGAGGTCGTCATCTACGACCGTCTCGTCAACCCCGAGCTTCTGGATGAAGCTCCGGCCGACGCTCTCCGCATCTTCGCGGGCAAGCGCGTGGGCTCGCACTGTCTTCCCCAGGCGGCCATCAATGCCCTGCTCGTTCATCACGCCAACGCCGGGCGCTTCGTGGTCAGGCTCAAGGGTGGGGATCCGTTCGTCTTCGGGCGGGGCGGGGAGGAGGCGCTGGCGCTCGCGAAGGCCGGCATCCCCTTCGAGGTGGTGCCGGGCGTCAGCTCGGCCATCGCCGTCCCCGCCTATGCGGGGATTCCCATCACCCACCGCGGCCTGGCATCGTCCTTCGCCGTGCTCACGGGGCACGAGGATCCGTCCAAGGACGGCGATGCCACCGACTGGAAGAAGCTGGCGACGGCGGTCGACACCCTGGTGATCTTGATGGCCGTCGGCAGCTTCCCCCGCATCGTGGGCGCACTGCTCGCCCATGGCCGGCCGCCCGAGACGCCGGTGGCCCTGATCCGCTGGGGAACGACCGAGGCCCAGGAAGTGCGCGTGGGCACCCTGGCCGACATCGTCGGGCGCGCGCGCGGGCTCGAGCCCCCCGTGGTCGCCGTGGTCGGCGACGTCGTTTCCCTACGTAAGCAGCTCGCCTGGAGCGTCGAAGCGGCGACGGCAATCAGCGCGCGGTAGCGGACAGCAGCAAGCTCTTCCCGACCTAGGCGGCCGCGCTCGTGGCCGTCACCGCGATCGTAGCGAGAGTGACGAGCGCGACGATCGAGACCTTCTTCATCTTGCTCTTCATAGGATCCCCTCCTACATCATGTGCTTCCATTGCATGCCGCACTTGCAGGAATGCAGATCGTCGGCGTGCCCCGGAGTCTTGTCGCAGTGATGACGCTTGCCGTCCTCAGCGAGCTTGTCGGTCCCGCACTGCCCCTGCTCGTTCGGCTTCGCCTGCGGACACCAGTTGGTGATGGGCTTCGTTTGCACGTGACTCATGGCAACATTCCTCCTTCCTCCCAGCCGATACCCTCCGCGGGC is from Candidatus Methylomirabilota bacterium and encodes:
- a CDS encoding bifunctional precorrin-2 dehydrogenase/sirohydrochlorin ferrochelatase, translating into AAQVTEYYPVSLDLRGHACLVVGGGSVGEGKVEGLLAAGARVTVVSPTLSPRLQAWAVAGRITHHSRQYRERDLDGQRLAFVATSHREVTELVAADARRRGIWVNAADDPLYCDFLLPSVLRRGRLVVAVSTGGASPALAGRVRRDLEHRLAPEYAELVELAAEVRAELRAESRRPGGEVWREALDGELIELLSQGKRDEAKARLLDRLGVTA
- the cobA gene encoding uroporphyrinogen-III C-methyltransferase, translated to MNPGRVCLVGAGPGDPGLLTVRALERLREAEVVIYDRLVNPELLDEAPADALRIFAGKRVGSHCLPQAAINALLVHHANAGRFVVRLKGGDPFVFGRGGEEALALAKAGIPFEVVPGVSSAIAVPAYAGIPITHRGLASSFAVLTGHEDPSKDGDATDWKKLATAVDTLVILMAVGSFPRIVGALLAHGRPPETPVALIRWGTTEAQEVRVGTLADIVGRARGLEPPVVAVVGDVVSLRKQLAWSVEAATAISAR